The following are from one region of the Stigmatella ashevillena genome:
- a CDS encoding chemotaxis protein CheW: MKVIPRTLDEAQEEELRRLLERRAERLREQEQGDTTQDEAVYMVAEFPLGEERYALPLEALRAALPLRMVTPVPLSAPHIIGVLRFQGQVLAALSLASLLGGHGWREDPAVLLVVDRGDGELCALDCEAIPRPTSLPVAAVEAARSRAEGAILEVYTDHQLVHLIDPPRLFVKGATGVYHGR, from the coding sequence ATGAAAGTCATCCCAAGGACCCTGGATGAAGCTCAAGAAGAAGAGCTTCGCCGGCTCCTGGAGCGGCGCGCGGAGCGTCTGCGGGAGCAGGAGCAGGGGGATACCACCCAGGACGAAGCGGTCTACATGGTGGCCGAGTTCCCCCTGGGCGAGGAGCGCTATGCCCTGCCGCTCGAGGCGCTGCGCGCGGCGCTCCCCCTGAGGATGGTGACGCCGGTGCCCCTTTCGGCGCCCCACATCATCGGGGTGCTTCGCTTTCAGGGCCAGGTGCTCGCGGCCCTCAGCCTCGCGTCCTTGTTGGGCGGCCACGGTTGGCGCGAGGACCCCGCCGTGCTGCTGGTGGTGGACCGGGGGGATGGGGAGCTCTGCGCGCTGGACTGCGAGGCCATTCCCCGTCCCACGAGCTTGCCCGTGGCGGCGGTGGAGGCGGCCCGCTCCCGCGCGGAGGGGGCCATCCTGGAGGTCTACACCGACCATCAGCTCGTTCACCTCATCGATCCGCCCCGCCTCTTCGTGAAGGGCGCAACGGGAGTGTATCATGGCCGTTGA
- a CDS encoding response regulator, whose product MSLPSLLLVDDSDAILALERAILSGHYSLNTASNGREALEKVGRLQPEAVLLDLSMPEMDGDEVLQKMKASAATSDIPVIIISSEKSRAEACLGLGAEAFLAKPFRAEELLSVVAKALENARKRTRTGAMLVLRMTTGDQEFAVPLDAVREVLLQPALRPLPTGPDYLREYVELRGSAVCVLDVARRLEMDHRVPLRERMLVIIQVDSVPLALCVDRVQDPEEFPAGDIDRRLGGVEHGLLKEGLIGMLRVGGGRTLPLLDPRVFVARELLKDLSALLRPGDIGQGA is encoded by the coding sequence GTGAGCCTCCCGTCCCTCCTTCTCGTCGATGACAGCGACGCCATCCTCGCACTCGAGCGGGCCATTCTCTCCGGCCACTACTCGCTGAACACCGCGAGCAACGGCCGTGAGGCGCTCGAGAAGGTGGGACGGCTGCAGCCCGAGGCGGTGCTGCTGGACCTGTCGATGCCGGAGATGGATGGGGACGAGGTGCTCCAGAAGATGAAGGCCTCGGCGGCCACGTCCGACATCCCCGTCATCATCATCTCCTCGGAGAAGTCGCGCGCGGAGGCCTGTCTGGGGCTGGGGGCGGAGGCGTTCCTGGCCAAGCCTTTCCGGGCCGAAGAGCTCCTGTCCGTGGTGGCCAAGGCGCTGGAGAACGCCCGGAAGCGCACCCGCACCGGGGCGATGCTGGTGCTGCGGATGACGACAGGGGATCAGGAGTTCGCCGTGCCCTTGGACGCGGTGCGCGAGGTGCTCCTTCAGCCCGCGTTGCGGCCGCTGCCCACCGGGCCCGACTACCTGCGCGAGTACGTGGAGCTGCGGGGCTCGGCGGTGTGCGTGTTGGATGTGGCGCGCCGGTTGGAGATGGACCACCGCGTGCCGCTGCGTGAGCGCATGCTGGTCATCATCCAGGTGGACAGCGTGCCGCTGGCCTTGTGCGTGGACCGGGTGCAGGACCCGGAGGAGTTTCCCGCCGGGGACATCGACAGGCGCCTGGGAGGCGTCGAGCACGGGCTCCTCAAGGAGGGGCTCATCGGCATGCTCCGGGTGGGGGGAGGCCGGACGCTTCCCCTGCTGGATCCCCGGGTCTTTGTCGCACGTGAGCTGTTGAAGGACTTGTCCGCGCTGTTGAGGCCAGGTGACATAGGTCAAGGCGCATGA
- a CDS encoding S9 family peptidase, with protein sequence MRHLAAALLLASLPVFAQSPSKPMSDRKIDSFLQQYSETRRFMSGRPVKPRITPDEKTVLFLRAQPTSSTQTLFAFDVATGATKELLTPEVLLKGVEETLSVEEAARRERMRVSARGFTSYDLSEDGERILVGLSGKLYVVERTTGKVVELKTGVGIIDPRFSPDGKQVAYVRDNDVFRVALATNKEQRVTQGGSPEKTHGLAEFVAQEEMSRFSGYWWSPDAKFIAYAESDTSSVEKLTIVDVMHPERGGNVFAYPRPGKNNAVVRLGIAPVTGGKTVWVAWDAKAYPYLATVAWQKGGPLTVLVQNRTQTEQQLLSVDARTGKTQVLLTEKDSAWLNLDQDFPRWLEDGSGFLWFTERNGGQEVELRNADGSLARSWVKPEAGFRALVRFVEKDRALYFNGDANPTESYVWRVKDGGAPEKLSMGVAGPANEVAITVSKQGGLFVALSQSDTSMPRYHVLRTDGSRVGELPSVAVEPSFTPRVEFFQVGPERFHASVIRPKDAKPGVKLPVVVKVYAGPTTTVVRHSMAENLLNQWLADKGFLVVKFDGRGTPLRTAAWERQVKHDFATVTLDDQVAALRALAEKVPELDLARVGIEGWSFGGYMAALAVLKRPDVFKAAVSGAPVVDWLDYDTHYTERYLGLPQEHPEAYEKSSLLTYAKDLSKPMRPLLLVHGTADDNVYFFHTLKLSDALFRAGKPHDLLPLSGLTHMVPDPLVTQRQNEWVLGYFQKHLAP encoded by the coding sequence ATGCGCCACCTCGCCGCCGCGCTCCTGCTCGCGAGCCTTCCCGTTTTCGCCCAGAGCCCCTCGAAGCCTATGTCCGACCGGAAGATCGATTCCTTCCTGCAGCAGTACTCCGAGACGCGCCGTTTCATGAGTGGCCGTCCCGTCAAGCCGCGCATCACGCCCGATGAGAAGACGGTGCTGTTCCTGCGCGCTCAGCCCACGTCCTCCACGCAGACGCTGTTCGCCTTCGACGTGGCGACGGGGGCCACGAAGGAGCTGCTCACCCCCGAGGTGCTGCTCAAAGGCGTCGAGGAGACGCTCTCCGTGGAAGAGGCCGCCCGGCGCGAGCGCATGCGCGTGAGTGCCCGAGGCTTCACCAGCTATGACTTGTCCGAGGATGGGGAGCGCATCCTGGTGGGGCTCTCCGGCAAGCTCTACGTCGTCGAGCGCACCACCGGCAAGGTGGTGGAGCTGAAGACGGGCGTGGGCATCATCGATCCGCGCTTCTCTCCGGACGGCAAGCAGGTGGCCTATGTGCGGGACAACGACGTGTTCCGCGTCGCGCTGGCCACGAACAAGGAGCAGCGCGTCACCCAGGGCGGCTCGCCGGAGAAGACGCATGGGCTCGCGGAGTTCGTCGCCCAGGAGGAGATGAGCCGCTTCTCCGGCTACTGGTGGAGCCCGGATGCGAAGTTCATCGCCTATGCCGAGTCCGACACCTCTTCGGTGGAGAAGCTCACCATCGTGGATGTGATGCACCCCGAGCGCGGAGGGAACGTCTTCGCCTACCCGCGGCCGGGCAAGAACAACGCCGTGGTGCGGCTGGGCATCGCCCCCGTCACCGGAGGCAAGACAGTGTGGGTGGCCTGGGACGCGAAGGCGTATCCGTACCTGGCCACCGTGGCGTGGCAGAAGGGCGGGCCGCTGACGGTGCTGGTGCAGAACCGGACGCAGACGGAGCAGCAGTTGCTCTCCGTGGATGCTCGCACCGGGAAGACGCAGGTGCTGCTGACCGAGAAGGACTCCGCCTGGCTCAACCTGGACCAGGACTTCCCCCGGTGGCTCGAGGATGGCAGTGGCTTTCTCTGGTTCACCGAGCGCAACGGCGGGCAGGAGGTGGAACTGCGCAACGCGGATGGCAGCCTCGCGCGCTCCTGGGTGAAGCCGGAGGCGGGGTTCCGTGCCCTGGTGCGTTTCGTGGAGAAGGACCGCGCGCTCTATTTCAACGGCGATGCGAACCCCACCGAGTCCTATGTCTGGCGGGTGAAGGACGGCGGCGCGCCCGAGAAGCTCTCCATGGGCGTGGCCGGGCCGGCCAACGAGGTGGCCATCACCGTCTCCAAGCAGGGCGGGCTGTTCGTGGCCCTCTCCCAGTCGGACACCTCCATGCCGCGCTACCACGTGCTGCGCACGGACGGTTCACGCGTGGGGGAGCTTCCCTCCGTGGCCGTGGAGCCCTCCTTCACCCCGCGCGTCGAGTTCTTCCAGGTGGGCCCGGAGCGTTTCCACGCCTCCGTCATTCGCCCCAAGGACGCGAAGCCCGGGGTGAAGCTGCCCGTGGTCGTCAAGGTGTACGCGGGCCCCACCACCACCGTGGTGCGCCACAGCATGGCGGAGAACCTGCTCAACCAGTGGTTGGCGGACAAGGGCTTCCTCGTCGTCAAATTCGACGGACGCGGCACCCCGCTGCGCACCGCCGCCTGGGAGCGCCAGGTGAAGCATGATTTCGCCACCGTCACGCTGGATGATCAGGTGGCCGCCCTGCGTGCCCTGGCGGAGAAGGTGCCCGAGCTGGACCTGGCCCGCGTGGGCATTGAGGGCTGGAGCTTCGGCGGTTACATGGCCGCGCTGGCCGTGCTCAAGCGGCCGGATGTCTTCAAGGCCGCCGTGTCCGGGGCCCCCGTGGTGGACTGGCTGGACTACGACACCCACTACACCGAGCGCTACCTGGGGTTGCCTCAGGAGCACCCCGAGGCCTACGAGAAGAGCTCGCTGCTCACCTACGCGAAGGACCTGAGCAAGCCCATGCGTCCGCTGCTGCTCGTGCACGGCACCGCGGATGACAACGTCTACTTCTTCCACACCCTCAAGCTCTCGGATGCGCTGTTCCGTGCGGGCAAGCCGCATGACCTGCTGCCGCTCAGCGGATTGACGCACATGGTGCCGGATCCGCTCGTCACCCAGCGCCAGAACGAGTGGGTGCTGGGCTACTTCCAGAAGCACCTGGCGCCGTGA
- the odhB gene encoding 2-oxoglutarate dehydrogenase complex dihydrolipoyllysine-residue succinyltransferase — protein sequence MAVELKVPPLGESITEAVISKWNKKQGESVAADEPLVVLETDKVTIDVPAPAAGALISLAFKEGDKVRVGEVLGTIDAAGAAASKPAATPAPAAAPAAPAPVAEATATEARTTPTARKVAEANNVDLAQLQGSGTAGRITKDDVLGQINKSTPAPAPSAPPAPSGPRANAAREERVRMTPLRKRVAERLIQAQSTAAILTTFNEVDMGEAMALRKKYNDKFQAKHGVKLGFMSLFVRATIDALKSFPQINAEIDGEEVVFKKYYDIGIAVSGSRGLVVPVVRDADTLSLADLEKRIGDYGTRARNDKLTLAELQGGTFSITNGGIFGSMMSTPILNPPQTGILGMHNIVERAVVKDGQIVIRPIMYVALSYDHRLVDGREAVQFLVRIKECIENPERLLLEV from the coding sequence ATGGCCGTTGAATTGAAAGTCCCGCCCCTGGGCGAATCCATCACCGAAGCCGTCATCAGCAAGTGGAACAAGAAGCAGGGCGAGAGCGTCGCGGCCGACGAGCCGCTCGTCGTCCTGGAGACGGACAAGGTCACCATCGACGTGCCCGCTCCGGCCGCCGGGGCGCTGATCAGCCTCGCCTTCAAGGAGGGTGACAAGGTCCGCGTGGGCGAGGTGCTGGGCACCATCGACGCCGCGGGCGCCGCCGCGTCCAAGCCTGCGGCCACCCCGGCTCCCGCGGCCGCTCCCGCCGCACCAGCGCCGGTGGCCGAGGCGACCGCCACGGAGGCCCGCACGACGCCCACCGCCCGCAAGGTGGCCGAGGCCAACAACGTGGACCTGGCCCAGCTCCAGGGCTCCGGCACCGCGGGCCGCATCACCAAGGACGACGTGCTCGGTCAGATCAACAAGAGCACGCCCGCCCCTGCCCCCTCGGCGCCCCCTGCCCCCTCGGGCCCGCGCGCCAACGCCGCCCGCGAAGAGCGCGTGCGGATGACGCCGCTGCGCAAGCGCGTGGCCGAGCGCCTCATCCAGGCCCAGTCCACCGCCGCCATCCTCACCACCTTCAACGAGGTGGACATGGGCGAGGCGATGGCCCTGCGCAAGAAGTACAACGACAAGTTCCAGGCCAAGCACGGCGTGAAGCTCGGCTTCATGAGCCTCTTCGTGCGCGCCACCATCGATGCCCTCAAGAGCTTCCCGCAGATCAACGCGGAGATCGACGGCGAGGAGGTCGTCTTCAAGAAGTACTACGACATTGGCATCGCGGTGTCCGGCTCGCGCGGCCTGGTGGTCCCCGTGGTGCGCGACGCGGACACCCTGTCCCTGGCGGATCTGGAGAAGCGCATCGGTGACTACGGCACGCGCGCCCGCAACGACAAGCTCACCCTCGCGGAGCTCCAGGGTGGCACCTTCAGCATCACCAACGGCGGCATCTTCGGCTCAATGATGTCCACGCCCATTCTCAATCCGCCGCAGACAGGCATCTTGGGAATGCACAACATCGTCGAGCGGGCAGTGGTCAAAGATGGACAGATCGTCATCCGCCCCATCATGTACGTGGCGCTCTCCTACGATCACCGCCTGGTAGACGGCCGCGAGGCTGTACAATTCCTGGTACGCATCAAAGAGTGCATCGAGAACCCCGAGCGCCTGCTGCTCGAGGTCTGA
- the fabI gene encoding enoyl-ACP reductase FabI — MLLQGKKILITGVLTPQSIAYGIAEHALAQGADILLTGFGRARSLTERSAKRLKPGIEVLELDVSKPEDFAALTASLREKWGRVDGAVHSIAFAPEDALGGNFLNTPWESVQTAFRVSTFSLKELAVAVAPLMPPGGSIITLDFDNNIAWPIYDWMGVCKAALEATVRYLARDLGPKGIRVNALAAGPLSTVAAKGIPGFKSLEQAWSRQAPLGWDVRNSHETVGRTACALLSDWMPSTTGEQVHVDGGYHSIGAPPVDPSQDDPPEAKPAPAGE, encoded by the coding sequence ATGCTGCTGCAGGGTAAGAAGATCCTCATCACCGGTGTCCTCACCCCCCAGTCGATTGCCTACGGCATCGCCGAGCATGCCCTGGCCCAGGGCGCGGACATCCTCCTGACCGGCTTCGGCCGTGCCCGCTCCCTCACGGAGCGCAGCGCCAAGCGCCTCAAGCCTGGGATCGAAGTGCTCGAACTGGACGTCTCCAAGCCCGAGGACTTCGCGGCGTTGACGGCTTCCCTGCGCGAAAAGTGGGGCCGTGTGGATGGCGCCGTTCACTCGATTGCCTTCGCTCCCGAGGATGCCCTGGGCGGTAATTTCCTCAATACGCCCTGGGAGAGTGTCCAGACTGCGTTTCGCGTCTCCACCTTCTCCCTGAAGGAGCTGGCGGTGGCGGTGGCGCCCCTGATGCCGCCGGGTGGCTCTATCATCACACTGGATTTTGACAACAACATTGCATGGCCCATCTACGACTGGATGGGGGTGTGCAAGGCGGCGCTGGAGGCCACCGTGCGCTACCTGGCGAGGGATCTCGGGCCGAAGGGAATCCGCGTCAACGCCCTGGCGGCCGGACCCCTGTCCACGGTGGCCGCGAAGGGAATTCCGGGGTTCAAGTCCCTGGAGCAGGCCTGGAGCCGACAGGCGCCCCTGGGGTGGGATGTCCGCAACAGCCACGAGACGGTGGGGCGCACCGCGTGTGCTTTGCTCTCGGACTGGATGCCCTCCACCACCGGTGAGCAGGTTCACGTGGACGGTGGGTACCACTCCATCGGGGCCCCCCCGGTGGACCCGTCGCAGGACGATCCGCCCGAGGCGAAGCCCGCGCCCGCGGGCGAGTAG
- a CDS encoding CheR family methyltransferase: MTVTGGLDPLLFARARQLVSERTGFRDDAIAPESLERLVRSELARGRTLVELLTELQNPETPFAQTVVRTSLVGETYFYRHPEHFRFVARDGVPGVLRRNPTRLRGWSAGCATGEEAYSLASCLLASAPPGMPVEVLGTDLNEASLAHARRATYGAWSRRDSGPHLFPLYRPTSEREVVILEGVRNVTTFAVTNLMGPLPDLFGFFEFILCRNVLTYFTPAAREVAIAHIVRALAPGGYLFLGTVEVDRVPEGLVRVGPPELQAFHRPETPLTPAVKPPAPKPARSGPFRMTPVPVALPPPEPPRSPSQFHLEALERIEQGDVPRASLMLEALVRQFPDYLPGLLELALLRERNGARAAAYPLMRAVHARAAKLPPDQIVEGPECLPARFYKASADAYLNQGAAE; the protein is encoded by the coding sequence ATGACGGTGACGGGGGGATTGGATCCACTGCTGTTTGCCCGGGCCCGGCAGCTGGTCTCCGAGCGGACGGGATTCCGGGACGATGCCATCGCTCCGGAGTCCCTGGAGCGCCTCGTGCGCTCGGAGTTGGCGCGGGGGCGCACCTTGGTGGAATTGCTCACCGAGCTTCAGAACCCGGAGACGCCGTTCGCCCAGACCGTCGTGCGCACCTCGCTGGTGGGGGAGACGTACTTCTACCGGCACCCGGAGCACTTCCGCTTCGTCGCCCGGGACGGGGTCCCCGGCGTGCTGCGCCGCAACCCGACCCGCCTGCGGGGCTGGAGCGCGGGCTGTGCCACCGGCGAGGAGGCGTACTCGCTGGCCTCGTGTCTGCTGGCCTCCGCGCCCCCGGGCATGCCCGTGGAGGTGCTGGGCACGGATCTCAACGAGGCGAGCCTCGCCCACGCCCGGCGCGCCACCTATGGCGCCTGGTCTCGGAGGGACTCCGGTCCGCACCTGTTTCCGTTGTACCGCCCCACCAGCGAGCGGGAGGTGGTCATCCTGGAAGGGGTGCGCAATGTCACCACCTTCGCCGTGACGAACCTGATGGGGCCCCTGCCCGATCTGTTCGGGTTCTTCGAGTTCATTCTCTGCCGCAACGTGCTCACGTACTTCACCCCAGCGGCCCGTGAGGTGGCCATCGCCCACATCGTCCGGGCGCTCGCCCCCGGCGGCTACCTCTTCCTGGGGACGGTGGAGGTGGACCGCGTTCCGGAGGGGCTGGTGCGCGTGGGGCCTCCGGAGCTGCAGGCCTTCCATCGCCCGGAGACGCCCCTGACGCCTGCCGTGAAGCCCCCCGCGCCGAAGCCCGCGCGCTCCGGGCCGTTCCGGATGACGCCCGTCCCGGTGGCCTTGCCTCCGCCCGAGCCGCCCCGCTCGCCCTCGCAGTTCCACCTGGAGGCGCTCGAGCGCATCGAGCAGGGGGATGTGCCGCGGGCCTCGCTCATGCTGGAGGCCCTGGTGCGGCAGTTTCCGGACTACCTGCCCGGCCTGCTGGAGCTGGCCCTGCTCAGAGAGCGCAATGGGGCCCGTGCGGCTGCCTATCCGCTCATGCGCGCCGTGCATGCGCGGGCCGCGAAGTTGCCTCCGGATCAGATCGTCGAAGGGCCCGAGTGCCTCCCCGCGCGTTTTTACAAGGCGTCGGCGGACGCCTACCTCAACCAGGGAGCCGCTGAATGA
- a CDS encoding cold-shock protein, which translates to MATGTVKWFNDAKGFGFITQDGGGEDVFCHHTAINMDGFRTLQEGQKVEFEVARGPKGLQAQNVRAA; encoded by the coding sequence ATGGCAACTGGTACCGTGAAGTGGTTCAACGACGCGAAGGGCTTCGGTTTCATCACGCAGGACGGAGGTGGCGAGGACGTGTTCTGCCACCACACCGCCATCAACATGGACGGCTTCCGCACCCTCCAGGAGGGGCAGAAGGTCGAATTCGAGGTGGCCCGCGGCCCCAAGGGCCTTCAGGCCCAGAACGTGCGCGCTGCCTGA
- a CDS encoding 2-oxoglutarate dehydrogenase E1 component — MANFQDTYLSGANIDFIEGLYARYLQDPSSVDPSWRDLFENSTGAGRPIFSKTLLEAPTPPAAPPGKNGHGKQAAAGAAVAAPPTAVPSTVTLAQDMRLQSRVDQTITAFRLRGHLRATLDPLRRPRTPLEHVADMPMVDEKHFSAQELEQSVESGNVFPEARVKVSQLLHRLRSAYAGSIGVEFMHMLDSERRRWLLKRMEHSENRTPFTQDEQRHILTKLSYAEGFEHFLHTKYVGVKRFSLDGGESLIPMMDAILEVGGGMGLREVVIGMAHRGRLNVLTNILHKSPDQIFSEFEGPADPKAYMGRGDVKYHMGFSSDHTTRAGTNIHLSLAFNPSHLEAVDPVVEGRVRAKQDRSGDKERTRVMPLLIHGDAAFMGQGVISETLNLSRLKGYETGGTLHIVINNQVGFTTDPHDSRSSIYATAIAQMLDIPVFHVNGDDPEACVHVARLVAEYRQTFKSDAVIDLICYRRYGHNEGDDPSFTQPAMYELIRKQPTVRTLYAQSLAEAQRIPAEQSDDIKQRCLKDFDDALNRIKQARQFKEPSALEGLWKPYKGGSYSQATQVATAVDKAQLREALRKLAVAPEGFNVHPVVERTVLKKRQSMLESEELLWSEGEALAYATLLSQGHLVRLSGQDSERGTFSHRHAVLHDVKTGARFVPLSQFPTGRASFQVHNSPLSEMGVMGFEYGYSLDVPDGLTLWEAQFGDFANGAQIIIDQFIAAGESKWRRLSGLTLLLPHGYEGQGPEHSSARLERFLGLCAEDNLQVCYPTTPAQIFHLLRRQVVSPYRKPLVIMSPKSLLRRPEAMSKLDELATGQFQEVIPDRKDIAPEGVTRLLLCSGKVYYDLIKARDEQQARNVSIVRLEQLYPFPFEAVSRLVANLPKLTELFWVQEEPRNAGGWYFMFPRLHDVASSHASGPLKVGYIGRAEAASPATGFTKTHDYEQNLIVEEAILRGTKNGR, encoded by the coding sequence ATGGCGAATTTCCAGGACACGTACCTCTCCGGCGCCAACATCGACTTCATCGAAGGTCTGTACGCCCGTTACTTGCAGGATCCCTCGAGCGTGGATCCCAGCTGGCGCGACCTCTTCGAGAACAGCACCGGTGCAGGCCGCCCCATCTTCAGCAAGACGCTGCTCGAGGCCCCTACACCGCCGGCCGCGCCCCCGGGCAAGAACGGCCACGGAAAACAGGCCGCCGCGGGCGCCGCGGTGGCCGCACCCCCGACCGCCGTGCCCAGCACCGTGACGCTCGCGCAGGACATGCGCCTGCAGTCCCGCGTGGATCAGACGATCACCGCCTTCCGGCTCCGGGGGCACCTGCGCGCCACGCTGGATCCGCTCCGCAGGCCTCGCACGCCTCTGGAGCACGTGGCGGACATGCCCATGGTGGACGAGAAGCACTTCTCCGCCCAGGAGCTGGAGCAGAGCGTCGAGTCCGGCAACGTCTTCCCCGAAGCGCGCGTGAAGGTGTCCCAGCTGCTCCACCGGCTGCGCAGCGCCTATGCCGGCTCCATCGGCGTCGAGTTCATGCACATGCTCGACAGCGAGCGGCGCCGCTGGCTGCTCAAGCGCATGGAGCACAGCGAGAACCGCACCCCGTTCACGCAGGACGAGCAGCGCCACATCCTCACCAAGCTCTCCTACGCGGAGGGCTTCGAGCACTTCCTGCACACCAAGTACGTGGGCGTGAAGCGCTTCAGCCTGGATGGCGGCGAGAGCCTCATCCCCATGATGGACGCCATCCTCGAGGTAGGCGGCGGCATGGGGCTCCGGGAGGTCGTCATCGGCATGGCCCACCGCGGCCGCCTCAACGTGCTGACGAACATCCTGCACAAGAGCCCGGACCAGATCTTCAGCGAGTTCGAGGGCCCGGCCGACCCCAAGGCGTACATGGGGCGCGGCGACGTGAAGTACCACATGGGCTTCTCCTCGGATCACACCACGCGCGCGGGCACCAACATCCACCTGTCGCTGGCCTTCAACCCCAGCCACCTGGAGGCGGTGGACCCGGTGGTGGAGGGGCGCGTGCGCGCCAAGCAGGACCGCAGCGGGGACAAGGAGCGCACGCGGGTGATGCCGCTGCTCATCCACGGGGACGCGGCCTTCATGGGCCAGGGCGTCATCTCCGAGACGCTCAACCTCTCGCGCCTCAAGGGCTACGAGACGGGCGGCACGCTGCACATCGTCATCAACAACCAGGTGGGCTTCACCACCGATCCCCACGACTCGCGCTCCTCCATCTACGCCACCGCCATCGCGCAGATGCTGGACATTCCCGTGTTCCACGTGAACGGGGATGACCCGGAGGCGTGCGTGCACGTGGCGCGGCTGGTGGCCGAGTACCGGCAGACCTTCAAGAGCGACGCCGTCATCGACCTCATCTGCTACCGCCGCTATGGCCACAACGAGGGCGATGACCCCTCCTTCACCCAGCCGGCCATGTACGAGCTCATCCGCAAGCAGCCCACGGTGCGGACGCTCTATGCCCAGTCCCTGGCCGAGGCCCAACGCATCCCCGCCGAGCAGTCCGATGACATCAAACAGCGCTGCCTGAAGGACTTCGACGACGCCCTCAACCGCATCAAGCAGGCGCGCCAGTTCAAGGAACCCAGCGCGCTGGAGGGCCTGTGGAAGCCGTACAAAGGCGGCTCCTACTCCCAAGCCACGCAGGTGGCCACCGCGGTGGACAAGGCCCAGTTGCGCGAAGCCCTGCGCAAGCTGGCCGTGGCGCCCGAGGGCTTCAACGTCCACCCCGTCGTCGAGCGCACGGTGCTCAAGAAGCGCCAGTCCATGCTGGAGAGCGAGGAGCTGCTCTGGTCCGAGGGCGAGGCGCTCGCCTACGCCACGCTGCTGAGCCAGGGCCACTTGGTGCGCCTGTCCGGCCAGGACAGCGAGCGCGGCACCTTCAGCCACCGCCACGCCGTGCTGCACGACGTGAAGACGGGCGCGCGCTTCGTGCCGCTCTCGCAGTTCCCCACCGGGCGCGCCTCCTTCCAGGTCCACAACAGCCCCCTGTCCGAGATGGGCGTGATGGGCTTCGAGTACGGCTACAGCCTGGACGTGCCGGACGGGCTCACCCTCTGGGAGGCCCAGTTCGGTGACTTCGCCAACGGCGCGCAGATCATCATCGACCAGTTCATCGCCGCCGGGGAGAGCAAGTGGCGCCGGCTGTCCGGGTTGACGCTGCTGCTGCCTCACGGCTACGAGGGCCAGGGCCCGGAGCACTCCAGCGCCCGCCTGGAGCGCTTCCTCGGCCTGTGCGCCGAGGACAACCTCCAGGTGTGCTACCCCACCACGCCGGCGCAGATCTTCCACCTGCTGCGCCGCCAGGTGGTGAGCCCCTACCGCAAGCCGCTCGTCATCATGTCGCCCAAGAGCCTGCTGCGCCGCCCCGAGGCGATGAGCAAGCTGGACGAGCTGGCCACCGGCCAGTTCCAGGAAGTCATCCCCGATCGCAAGGACATCGCCCCCGAGGGCGTGACGCGGCTGCTGCTGTGCTCCGGCAAGGTCTATTACGATCTCATCAAGGCCCGGGACGAGCAGCAGGCCCGCAACGTCTCCATCGTCCGCCTGGAGCAGCTCTACCCCTTCCCCTTCGAGGCCGTGTCCCGCCTCGTGGCCAACCTCCCGAAGCTCACCGAGCTGTTCTGGGTGCAGGAGGAGCCGCGCAACGCGGGCGGCTGGTATTTCATGTTCCCCCGCCTGCACGACGTGGCATCTTCGCATGCCAGCGGTCCGTTGAAGGTGGGTTACATCGGGCGGGCGGAAGCCGCCAGCCCTGCCACCGGCTTCACCAAGACCCACGATTACGAGCAGAACCTCATCGTCGAGGAAGCCATCCTCCGAGGAACCAAGAATGGCCGTTGA
- a CDS encoding response regulator: MSANILVVDDSPTVRNIIKIYLMNLRLSIIEAEDATRALQLLRLVPVSVVIADINMPGMDGITFVKELRADSKPHLRGIPVILLTAEKGGDLRQRGAEAGANAFIQKPVSHHDLTETVRQYLPQAAP, encoded by the coding sequence GTGAGTGCCAACATCCTGGTGGTGGATGACAGCCCAACCGTCCGCAACATCATCAAGATTTACTTGATGAACCTCCGGCTCAGCATCATCGAGGCGGAGGATGCGACGCGGGCGTTGCAGCTGTTACGGCTCGTGCCGGTGAGTGTCGTGATTGCGGACATCAACATGCCGGGTATGGACGGCATCACCTTCGTCAAGGAGCTTCGTGCCGATTCCAAGCCCCACCTGCGGGGCATCCCCGTCATTCTCCTGACCGCGGAGAAGGGGGGGGACCTGCGACAGCGCGGGGCGGAGGCAGGGGCCAATGCCTTCATTCAGAAGCCGGTGTCCCACCATGATCTGACCGAGACGGTCCGTCAGTACCTGCCCCAAGCCGCCCCGTGA